From the Vibrio tubiashii ATCC 19109 genome, the window ATGATGGTCGTCTCACCGATGGACAAGGTCGAACGGTCGATTTCCGTAATACCGTTGTTATCATGACCTCCAACTTGGGCTCAACTCGAATTCAAGAAAACTTTGGTTCTTTGGATTATCAGGGAATGAAAGAGCAGGTGATGGATGTGGTCGGCAAGCATTTCCGCCCAGAGTTCCTTAATCGTGTTGATGAAAGTGTTGTCTTCCATCCATTAGGTCAGGACCACATCAAGTCAATAGCCTCTATTCAATTGGAACGTTTATCTAAGAGAATGGAAGAGAAAGGTTATTCACTCGATGTTTCTGATAAAGCGCTAGATCTGATTGCTCAAGTGGGCTTTGATCCTGTGTATGGTGCAAGACCACTTAAAAGAGCTATTCAGCAGAGCGTAGAAAATCCATTAGCTAAAGCAATTCTAGCTGGGAAAGTCATACCGGATAAACCGGTCAAACTACTGGTGAACAACGATCAGATTATCGCGCATCAGTAAATCTACAGGTTGAACAAGAAAAAGAGCCCTGTTTATGGGCTCTTTTGTTTTCTTTTTAGACTTATTGTTCGTTTGCTGAGCGAACGGATTAAAGTTGGTGATTTTTTTTGATTTTGCTCTTGTGCTTCAAAGCTAACTCTCTATAATGCGCCTCCGTTGTCAGGGGATACCGAGCTGAAAAGCAATGACAACTGAGACGGTGAAAGTTAAGCATTAACTTTCGAAGAAATAACGAAAAAAGTGTTTGACACTGGAAGTTATATCGATAAAATGGCCGTCCGTTTTGAGCAGAGCCCAAAACGAAGTTCTTTAAAAATATAGACCTATCAATCTGTGTGGGCACTCGTTGATGATAATCCAATTAGAAATTTCTCTAAATAAAGAGGGGTTTCAAATTAGGTTTCAATGATACGAAGTGACCATTCGAATTGGGAAGCAGCCTTGAGCTGTTTTGTTTTGCTTTTTCAAAAGTGAAAACCAATAAGAGCACAGTCAATTCAAACATTACTTTATGTAATGTTCAGTATTCATTGAGCCGACAAAATCTTAAATTGAAGAGTTTGATCATGGCTCAGATTGAACGCTGGCGGCAGGCCTAACACATGCAAGTCGAGCGGAAACGAGTTAACTGAACCTTCGGGGAACGTTAACGGCGTCGAGCGGCGGACGGGTGAGTAATGCCTGGGAAATTGCCCTGATGTGGGGGATAACCATTGGAAACGATGGCTAATACCGCATAATAGCTTCGGCTCAAAGAGGGGGACCTTCGGGCCTCTCGCGTCAGGATATGCCCAGGTGGGATTAGCTAGTTGGTGAGGTAAGGGCTCACCAAGGCGACGATCCCTAGCTGGTCTGAGAGGATGATCAGCCACACTGGAACTGAGACACGGTCCAGACTCCTACGGGAGGCAGCAGTGGGGAATATTGCACAATGGGCGCAAGCCTGATGCAGCCATGCCGCGTGTATGAAGAAGGCCTTCGGGTTGTAAAGTACTTTCAGCAGTGAGGAAGGTGGTAGTGTTAATAGCACTATCATTTGACGTTAGCTGCAGAAGAAGCACCGGCTAACTCCGTGCCAGCAGCCGCGGTAATACGGAGGGTGCGAGCGTTAATCGGAATTACTGGGCGTAAAGCGCATGCAGGTGGTTTGTTAAGTCAGATGTGAAAGCCCGGGGCTCAACCTCGGAATTGCATTTGAAACTGGCAGACTAGAGTACTGTAGAGGGGGGTAGAATTTCAGGTGTAGCGGTGAAATGCGTAGAGATCTGAAGGAATACCGGTGGCGAAGGCGGCCCCCTGGACAGATACTGACACTCAGATGCGAAAGCGTGGGGAGCAAACAGGATTAGATACCCTGGTAGTCCACGCCGTAAACGATGTCTACTTGGAGGTTGTGGCCTTGAGCCGTGGCTTTCGGAGCTAACGCGTTAAGTAGACCGCCTGGGGAGTACGGTCGCAAGATTAAAACTCAAATGAATTGACGGGGGCCCGCACAAGCGGTGGAGCATGTGGTTTAATTCGATGCAACGCGAAGAACCTTACCTACTCTTGACATCCAGAGAACTTTCCAGAGATGGATTGGTGCCTTCGGGAACTCTGAGACAGGTGCTGCATGGCTGTCGTCAGCTCGTGTTGTGAAATGTTGGGTTAAGTCCCGCAACGAGCGCAACCCTTATCCTTGTTTGCCAGCGAGTAATGTCGGGAACTCCAGGGAGACTGCCGGTGATAAACCGGAGGAAGGTGGGGACGACGTCAAGTCATCATGGCCCTTACGAGTAGGGCTACACACGTGCTACAATGGCGCATACAGAGGGCAGCCAACTTGCGAAAGTGAGCGAATCCCAAAAAGTGCGTCGTAGTCCGGATTGGAGTCTGCAACTCGACTCCATGAAGTCGGAATCGCTAGTAATCGTGGATCAGAATGCCACGGTGAATACGTTCCCGGGCCTTGTACACACCGCCCGTCACACCATGGGAGTGGGCTGCAAAAGAAGTGGGTAGTTTAACCTTCGGGAGGACGCTCACCACTTTGTGGTTCATGACTGGGGTGAAGTCGTAACAAGGTAGCCCTAGGGGAACCTGGGGCTGGATCACCTCCTTATACGATGATTACTCACGATGAGTGTCCACACAGATTGATATGTCTTTATTAGAGCTTTGAAGGGGCTATAGCTCAGCTGGGAGAGCGCTTCGCTGGCAGCGAAGAGGTCATCGGTTCGATCCCGATTAGCTCCACCAATTTCCGTCTGGAAATTCAGTGTCCCGTTCGTCTAGAGGCCTAGGACACCGCCCTTTCACGGCGGTAACAGGGGTTCGACTCCCCTACGGGATACCATCTTTAAGCATTCTTATGAGTGTGTTTAAAAATGGTTACCTCATTGAGGTGATTTGCTCTTTAACAATTTGGAAAGCTGACGAATAACAACAATCCCCATCTCTATGAGATGCGTTGTTATTCAAATTAAAAGTTCTCAAATCCTAAAACTATGTTTTAGGTACCAACACACATTCAAGTGTTCTTGGAAATTTGAGTCCGGCAAAATCGTGTCTGCACATGTATAAAAATGCAGACAACTTTGGTTGTTTAAACAGAGACCCTTTGGGGTTGTATGGTTAAGTGACTAAGCGTACACGGTGGATGCCTTGGCAGTCAGAGGCGATGAAAGACGTAGTAACTTGCGATAAGCCCAGATTAGGTAGTAACAACCATTTGAGTCTGGGATTTCTGAATGGGGAAACCCAACTGCATAAGCAGTTACTGTTAACTGAATACATAGGTTAACAGGGCGAACCGGGGGAACTGAAACATCTAAGTACCCCGAGGAAAAGAAATCAACCGAGATTCCGAAAGTAGCGGCGAGCGAAATTGGACTAGCCCTTAAGCTTTTAATGAGACAGGTGAATGAGCTGGAAAGCTCAGCGATACAGGGTGATAGCCCCGTAACCGACATCTCATCATCAGTGAAATCGAGTAGGGCGGGACACGTGATATCCTGTCTGAATATGGGGGGACCATCCTCCAAGGCTAAATACTACTGACTGACCGATAGTGAACCAGTACCGTGAGGGAAAGGCGAAAAGAACCCCTGTGAGGGGAGTGAAATAGAACCTGAAACCGTGTACGTACAAGCAGTAGGAGCACCTTCGTGGTGTGACTGCGTACCTTTTGTATAATGGGTCAGCGACTTATATTCAGTAGCAAGGTTAACCATCTAGGGGAGCCGTAGAGAAATCGAGTCTTAACTGGGCGTCGAGTTGCTGGATATAGACCCGAAACCAGGTGATCTAGCCATGGGCAGGTTGAAGGTTGAGTAACATCAACTGGAGGACCGAACCGACTAATGTTGAAAAATTAGCGGATGACTTGTGGCTAGGGGTGAAAGGCCAATCAAACCTGGAGATAGCTGGTTCTCCCCGAAATCTATTTAGGTAGAGCCTCGGACGAATACTACTGGGGGTAGAGCACTGTTAAGGCTAGGGGGTCATCCCGACTTACCAACCCTTTGCAAACTCCGAATACCAGTAAGTACTATCCGGGAGACACACGGCGGGTGCTAACGTCCGTCGTGGAGAGGGAAACAACCCAGACCGCCAGCTAAGGTCCCAAATTATAGCTAAGTGGGAAACGATGTGGGAAGGCTTAGACAGCTAGGATGTTGGCTTAGAAGCAGCCATCATTTAAAGAAAGCGTAATAGCTCACTAGTCGAGTCGGCCTGCGCGGAAGATGTAACGGGGCTAAGCTATAAACCGAAGCTGCGGCAATGCGATTTATCGTATTGGGTAGGGGAGCGTTCTGTAAGCCGTTGAAGGTGGATTGTAAAGTCTGCTGGAGGTATCAGAAGTGCGAATGCTGACATGAGTAACGATAAAGGGGGTGAAAAACCTCCTCGCCGGAAGACCAAGGGTTCCTGTCCAACGTTAATCGGGGCAGGGTAAGTCGACCCCTAAGGCGAGGCCGAAAGGCGTAGTCGATGGGAAACGGGTTAATATTCCCGTACTTCTTACAATTGCGATGGGGGGACGGAGAAGGCTAGGTGGGCCTGGCGACGGTTGTCCAGGTTCAAGTGCGTAGGCTTGAGAGTTAGGTAAATCCGGCTCTCTTTAAGGCTGAGACACGATGTCGAGCTACTACGGTAGTGAAGTCATTGATGCCATGCTTCCAGGAAAAGCCTCTAAGCTTCAGATTGTAAGGAATCGTACCCCAAACCGACACAGGTGGTCGGGTAGAGAATACCAAGGCGCTTGAGAGAACTCGGGTGAAGGAACTAGGCAAAATGGTACCGTAACTTCGGGAGAAGGTACGCTCTTGACGGTGAAGTCCCTTGCGGATGGAGCTATTGAGAGTCGCAGATACCAGGTGGCTGCAACTGTTTATTAAAAACACAGCACTGTGCAAAATCGTAAGATGACGTATACGGTGTGACGCCTGCCCGGTGCCGGAAGGTTAATTGATGGGGTTAGACGTAAGTCGAAGCTCTTGATCGAAGCCCCGGTAAACGGCGGCCGTAACTATAACGGTCCTAAGGTAGCGAAATTCCTTGTCGGGTAAGTTCCGACCTGCACGAATGGCGTAATGATGGCCACGCTGTCTCCACCCGAGACTCAGTGAAATTGAAATCGCTGTGAAGATGCAGTGTACCCGCGGCTAGACGGAAAGACCCCGTGAACCTTTACTACAGCTTGGCACTGAACATTGACCCTACATGTGTAGGATAGGTGGGAGGCTTTGAAACCGGTACGCCAGTATCGGTGGAGCCGTCCTTGAAATACCACCCTTGTAGTGTTGATGTTCTAACTTAGACCCGTTATCCGGGTTGAGGACAGTGCCTGGTGGGTAGTTTGACTGGGGCGGTCTCCTCCCAAAGAGTAACGGAGGAGCACGAAGGTGGGCTAATCACGGTTGGACATCGTGAGGTTAGTGCAATGGCATAAGCCCGCTTGACTGCGAGAATGACAATTCGAGCAGGTGCGAAAGCAGGTCATAGTGATCCGGTGGTTCTGTATGGAAGGGCCATCGCTCAACGGATAAAAGGTACTCCGGGGATAACAGGCTGATACCGCCCAAGAGTTCATATCGACGGCGGTGTTTGGCACCTCGATGTCGGCTCATCACATCCTGGGGCTGAAGTCGGTCCCAAGGGTATGGCTGTTCGCCATTTAAAGTGGTACGCGAGCTGGGTTTAGAACGTCGTGAGACAGTTCGGTCCCTATCTGCCGTGGGCGTTGGAAGATTGAAGGGGGCTGCTCCTAGTACGAGAGGACCGGAGTGGACGAACCTCTGGTGTTCGGGTTGTGTCGCCAGACGCATTGCCCGGTAGCTAAGTTCGGAATCGATAACCGCTGAAAGCATCTAAGCGGGAAGCGAGCCCTGAGATGAGTCTTCCCTGACCCCTTGAGGGTCCTAAAGGGTTGTTCGAGACTAGAACGTTGATAGGCAGGGTGTGTAAGCGTTGTGAGGCGTTGAGCTAACCTGTACTAATTGCCCGTGAGGCTTAACCATACAACACCCAAAGGGTTTTGATGGACTCAAAGCAAGAACTTTGAATGTGTAATTACAGAACTTAAAACAGCTTTCCGAATTAAGAATTTGCTTGGCGACCATAGCGATTTGGACCCACCTGATTCCATGCCGAACTCAGAAGTGAAACGAATTAGCGCCGATGGTAGTGTGGGGCTTCCCCATGTGAGAGTAGGACATCGCCAGGCTTTAAATTTAGACTTAGAGTCTAACCAGTGCGGAGCGGTAGTTCAGTTGGTTAGAATACCGGCCTGTCACGCCGGGGGTCGCGGGTTCGAGTCCCGTCCGCTCCGCCACTTATTTAGAGAGTCGTCTCATTAAACACGAACTACAGGGGTGTAGCTCCAATTGGCAGAGCAGCGGATTCCAAATCCGCGTGTTGGGAGTTCGAATCTCTCCACCCCTGCCATATTCGAAAGCCTCAGCAGAAATGCTGAGGCTTTTTTTCGTATGCGAGCTTCAAAGCAAAGCAGCGGATTCCGCCACTACCAAAGACGCGCGTGTTTCAAGTTCGAGTCTTTCCATCCTTGGCATCTTCGAAAGCCTCAGCAGAAATGCTGAGGCTTTTTTCGTATGCGTGTCAAACCAAAGTAGCGGATTCCCCCAATACCAAAACATGCGCGTGTTGGGAGTTTGAATTTGTCCACCCCTGCCATATTCTAGAGCCTTTTTCTTTGTAGCAAGAAAAGATCAGCGGACTCCGACACTACCTAAACATCTATATGCTGCAAGCTGGAGTGTCAGCCTAGTCAGATCTTTCCATTCCTGCCATATATTGAGAATCCCGTTTAAAGGATACTCTTGGGAACAATTCTTCTGATTTTTACCCCTATTTGTTTAAAGATACTGACCTTATGATCCGGGTTGAAGTCTTCGCTAATAAGCCACGCGTTTTCTGGTTCCATCTCTATTCTCATTGCAGTATTTACACCATCAGTAATCTCTGGCGAATGAATGACGGTAAAGCTCTCTGTATTGAGGTTAGCGCTACGAGGGTCAAAGTTATAAGTACCGACAATCGTTATATGCTCATCAATGGTCATCGTCTTAGCATGTAAGCCAAAGATAGGCGTGGTGGGTAAGCGTTTAAACATATGTTCAGTCATAACTCGCTGACGAACTTTGGCATCTGGCTTGAACTCATAAATCTCGACGCCTGTTTTTAGTAGCGCAGAGCGATTCCTTTGGTAGCCGCTAAACGCTTCTAGGTTGTCGTTGGAGGCGAGGCTGTTGGTGAGGATCTTTATCTCTACCCCTTTATCGACTAATTGACGAAGGAACTTACGGTCCGCTTTTGTGGTGACTAGGTATGGTGTTTGGATCAAAATACTTTTCTCAGCACTTTCTGCGAGTTCAATCAACTTGCTCCTTGTAATACTTCCACCGCCAAGAAAAGTTTGCTGATCGTTTTTACCGGGTTTATCTGAGACGTATTCCACCTTCTCAAGGAATCTAAAGCGTCCTTGGTCCATCAAGCGGTCAAAAGTTTGAGGCACTTTCTCGATTTCAGCTTTTATCTCAGGATGGAAGTTCTCAGGGTTACACGAGTAAGAATGCAGGCGGGAGAAGTCAGGGTTCTTAGGGTAAGGGTTATTACCAACCAGTTTCTCAACTCCTACACTTAACTCATGGTTCCAAAATTCATTAAATGACCTTTTTACATCTGATACCGCTTTACCCGCGAGAAAGACGTCGCGATCTCTGAAATTATACTCGTGGTCAAAACCGAAATACTCGTCCGCAATGTTGCGTCCTCCAGTAACGGCTATCTGGTCGTCGACCAAGAATACCTTGTTATGCATTCTTTGGTTTAAACCGTGGAAGTCAGTAAGCAAGGTGCCAAGCTTATTGGTGATGTTCTTTCCTATGTTCACATTTGGGTTATAGATTTTTATCTCTATATTTTCATGGGCATCGAGCATTAGAAGCTCATCGCCTTTTGCATCTAGCATGATGTCATCAATTAATACTCTGACTTTTACTCCGCGCTCGGCCGCGCGAACAAGGTGGTCTGTTGCAATCAGTCCAATGTTGTCTACCGAGAATATAAAGTACTGGATATCAATGCTGTGCTCCGCTCTATCCGTTATCCAAGCTCTAGACATCATGGCTTCCGCACCTTGCTCCAAAACATATACACCAGTTGCATTGTCTAGCTTTGATTGGAAGGGCTCAATGTAATGAGAGAGAGGCTCTACTTGATGCTTTTGGATTGAATCACAATGATCTATTTCAGAAAGTGGCACACTGTCTGGGTCTGAGCCACAGCCAACTAAAAGTAGGGTAATAGAGTAGAAAAGAGGTTTTATCTTCATGCGTTAGTATCGATACATCCGTTGTCTTCAAAAATAGGCATCACTTTCTTATCACACATTGTCTTAGTTATGTGTCTATAGCGAGTTAATAGCTGAGTTAGCTCCCAATAATAGATAGTGTTGATACAAAAAAGCCCACTCATTAGAGTGGGCTAAAAGTTTCAGCTGTGACGGAGCTTGAGATTATTTTAGTAGTGCTTCATTGCCGTTTTCACGGATGTGCTTAAGCATACCTTTAACGCCGCGAGCGCTTGAAGCTACAACGTTGCCCGACTTCATGTAGTCTGTGCCGCCTGCAAAATCAGTTACGATAGCACCTGCTTCACGAGCAATCAGTTCGCCTGCAGCGATATCCCAAGGCTTAAGACCTAGCTCGAAGAAACCATCAACTCGGCCAGCTGCTAGGTAACATAGGTCAAGAGCAGCAGAACCAGTGCGACGGAAATCAGAGCAATCTACGAATAGAGCAGACATGATCTTGAAGTAAGACTCAGAGTGTTGCTTCTGCTTGTATGGGAAGCCTGTCGCTAGAACAGTGCCTTGAAGGTCTTTTAGTTGTTTAACGCGGATACGAGCGTTGTTTAGCTGAGCGCCAGCACCACGTTGTGCAGTGAATAGCTCGTTAAGCATTGGGTCGTATACACACGCTACTTCAGTTTTGCCTTTGATACGAACAGCGATAGATACAGAGAAATGTGGCAAACCTTTAACAAAGTTTGTTGTGCCATCCAGTGGGTCGATGATCCATTGTACGTCTTTATCTTTACCTTCGATTACGCCGTTTTCCTCAGCAACGATCTCGTGCTCAGGGTAAGACGCTTTGATTGTATCGATAATTAGAGTTTCAGCTTCTTTGTCTACGTTAGTAACAAAGTCATTCGCGCCTTTTTGAGTCGATTCGATCTTCTCAGCATTTTCTAAAGATTTAGCAATATGGTTGCCTGCTTTTCGTGCAGCACGAATAGCGATATTAAGCATTGGATGCATACTAATTTCCCAACGGATGTTAAAGAACAGAAAAACGGGCGGCAGTATACCAGATAAATAGTGAAATGGAAGTGGTTAATTTTTGCACTTTTAGTTTTATTAGTAGAAAGGGTCTGACCATTTTACTCAGGTATATGGTACTATCTTGCAGCTCAAATTTTGTGTTCGGAAATCATCAATGCTTAACAACGTAAAAGTCGTCCTTGTCGGCACTTCTCACTCAGGAAATATTGGCTCAGCAGCCCGTGCAATGAAGGTTATGGGGTTATCCAACCTAGTGCTCGTTGATCCTCAGTGTAGCGTTGATGAACAAACCCTAGCGTTAGCGGCAGGCGCGGCAGACATCGCTCAGAATGCTCAAGTTGTATCGACTTTGACTGAAGCGGTAGCCGATTGCGCGTTAGTTGTCGGTTCGAGTGCTCGCTCGCGTACTCTAGAGTGGCCGATGCTTGAGCCGCGTGAATGCGGCCAGAAGTTTGTTGAAGAGGGTCAATCTGCACCAGTGGCTTTAGTCTTTGGGCGAGAGCGCACTGGGCTGACTAATGAAGAGCTACAAACTTGCCATTATCACGTATGTATCCCTGCGAATCCTGAATACAGTTCTCTGAATTTGGCGATGGCGGTTCAGACATTGAGCTACGAAGTGCGAATGGCTTACCTAGAACGTGAACAAAGCCAATATGAACCGCAAGAAACGGCAGAGTACCCAAGGCACAAAGAATTAGAATTATTTTTCTCACACCTTGAAAAAGTGGCGCAAGAGACCCAATTTATCAGTGAAGAACAGCCTGGCAAGGTGATGAATAAGCTACGTAGATTGTTTAATCGAGCTAGACCTGAATCACAAGAGCTTAATATTCTGCGCGGTATCTTAACTTCAATTGAGAAGCGTATCTCTCAACCCAAATAACCACCGTAAGTGAATGGTTAAATACCTGACTAAAACAGTCAATTAAATACTTGACCAATTTAGTCGGGTATGTGACAATTCATACCACATAAACGGTGTGGATATGGTGTTATATGAGACTTACATCTAAAGGAAGATACGCAGTGACAGCCATGTTAGATGTGGCTCTGCATTCGCAACAGAACCCTGTGCCTCTGGCTGATATTTCAGAGCGTCAAGGTATCTCTTTGTCTTACTTAGAGCAGCTTTTCTCTAAGTTACGTAAAGCTGGCCTAGTAGCTAGTGTGCGTGGTCCTGGTGGTGGTTACCGCCTCGGCGAAGACGCTCATTCAATCGCAATTGGCACTGTCATTGCCGCGGTAGATGAGTCAGTGGATGCTACAAAATGTAATGGTAAAGGAGATTGCCAAGGTGGCTCTCGTTGCCTTACGCACACACTGTGGCGTGACCTAAGTTCACGTATCAGTGACTTCTTGAATAACATCACTCTAGGTGAGTTGATGAAAGACAATGAAGTACTAGAAATTTCAGATCGACAAGATATTGATCTTGCCGTTAATCATGGGTTCGCTACTAAAAATACAAACACCGCGCCCATCGGTGTAAACGTCCGCTCATAAGCGGTTTGCCTGTTACATTGGAGTAGAAAATGAAACTGCCTATTTATCTAGATTATTCAGCGACCTGTCCTGTTGATCCTCGTGTAGCTGAAAAAATGGTTCAGTACATGACTATGGACGGTACGTTTGGCAACCCAGCGTCTCGTTCGCACCGTTACGGCTGGCAGGCAGAAGAAGCAGTAGATACCGCTCGTGAGCAGATTGCAGACCTACTAAATGCAGACCCGCGTGAAATCGTATTCACTTCTGGTGCAACTGAGTCAGACAACCTAGCGATTAAAGGTGCAGCGCGCTTCTATTCGAAGAAAGGCAAGCACGTCATCACTTGTAAAACTGAGCACAAAGCGGTTCTTGACCCATGCCGTCAACTAGAGCGTGAAGGGTTTGAAGTCACTTACCTTGAGCCTGAATCAAACGGTCTTATCGATCTTAAGAAGCTTGAAGCTGCAATGCGCGAAGATACCGTTCTTGTGTCTATCATGCACGTAAACAACGAGATCGGCGTTATCCAAGATATCTCTTCAATCGGCGAAATGTGTCGTGAGCGTAAGATTGTTTTCCACGTAGATGCTGCTCAATCAGCAGGTAAGCTACCTATCGACGTTCAAGAGATGAAAGTCGACCTAATCTCTATGTCAGCGCACAAAGTTTACGGTCCTAAAGGTATTGGCGCACTATACGTACGTCGTAAGCCACGTATTCGCCTAGAAGCACAAATGCACGGTGGTGGTCACGAACGTGGTTTCCGTTCAGGTACTCTAGCGACTCACCAAATCGTGGGTATGGGTGAAGCGTTCCGCATCGCGAAAGAAGAGATGCAGAAAGACTTCGATCATGCTCTAGCTCTACGTACTCGCCTTCTTGATGGCGTTAAAGATCTTGAAGCAGTCACGATCAACGGTGACCTTGAGCAGCGTGTACCTCATAACCTAAATATCAGCTTTGCTTTCGTTGAAGGTGAATCACTACTGATGTCGCTAAAAGATCTAGCGGTTTCTTCAGGTAGTGCTTGTACTTCAGCAAGTCTAGAGCCTTCATACGTTCTACGTGCTCTAGGTTTGGATGATGAGCTAGCTCACAGCTCAGTTCGTTTCTCATTTGGTCGTGCAACGACTGAAGCAGAGATCGACTACGCAATCGAACAAATTCGTACAGCAGTGATTAAACTGCGTGACATGTCTCCTCTATGGGATATGT encodes:
- the iscR gene encoding Fe-S cluster assembly transcriptional regulator IscR, translating into MRLTSKGRYAVTAMLDVALHSQQNPVPLADISERQGISLSYLEQLFSKLRKAGLVASVRGPGGGYRLGEDAHSIAIGTVIAAVDESVDATKCNGKGDCQGGSRCLTHTLWRDLSSRISDFLNNITLGELMKDNEVLEISDRQDIDLAVNHGFATKNTNTAPIGVNVRS
- the suhB gene encoding inositol-1-monophosphatase, whose product is MHPMLNIAIRAARKAGNHIAKSLENAEKIESTQKGANDFVTNVDKEAETLIIDTIKASYPEHEIVAEENGVIEGKDKDVQWIIDPLDGTTNFVKGLPHFSVSIAVRIKGKTEVACVYDPMLNELFTAQRGAGAQLNNARIRVKQLKDLQGTVLATGFPYKQKQHSESYFKIMSALFVDCSDFRRTGSAALDLCYLAAGRVDGFFELGLKPWDIAAGELIAREAGAIVTDFAGGTDYMKSGNVVASSARGVKGMLKHIRENGNEALLK
- a CDS encoding phospholipase D family protein, whose amino-acid sequence is MKIKPLFYSITLLLVGCGSDPDSVPLSEIDHCDSIQKHQVEPLSHYIEPFQSKLDNATGVYVLEQGAEAMMSRAWITDRAEHSIDIQYFIFSVDNIGLIATDHLVRAAERGVKVRVLIDDIMLDAKGDELLMLDAHENIEIKIYNPNVNIGKNITNKLGTLLTDFHGLNQRMHNKVFLVDDQIAVTGGRNIADEYFGFDHEYNFRDRDVFLAGKAVSDVKRSFNEFWNHELSVGVEKLVGNNPYPKNPDFSRLHSYSCNPENFHPEIKAEIEKVPQTFDRLMDQGRFRFLEKVEYVSDKPGKNDQQTFLGGGSITRSKLIELAESAEKSILIQTPYLVTTKADRKFLRQLVDKGVEIKILTNSLASNDNLEAFSGYQRNRSALLKTGVEIYEFKPDAKVRQRVMTEHMFKRLPTTPIFGLHAKTMTIDEHITIVGTYNFDPRSANLNTESFTVIHSPEITDGVNTAMRIEMEPENAWLISEDFNPDHKVSIFKQIGVKIRRIVPKSIL
- the trmJ gene encoding tRNA (cytosine(32)/uridine(32)-2'-O)-methyltransferase TrmJ, translating into MLNNVKVVLVGTSHSGNIGSAARAMKVMGLSNLVLVDPQCSVDEQTLALAAGAADIAQNAQVVSTLTEAVADCALVVGSSARSRTLEWPMLEPRECGQKFVEEGQSAPVALVFGRERTGLTNEELQTCHYHVCIPANPEYSSLNLAMAVQTLSYEVRMAYLEREQSQYEPQETAEYPRHKELELFFSHLEKVAQETQFISEEQPGKVMNKLRRLFNRARPESQELNILRGILTSIEKRISQPK
- a CDS encoding IscS subfamily cysteine desulfurase — encoded protein: MKLPIYLDYSATCPVDPRVAEKMVQYMTMDGTFGNPASRSHRYGWQAEEAVDTAREQIADLLNADPREIVFTSGATESDNLAIKGAARFYSKKGKHVITCKTEHKAVLDPCRQLEREGFEVTYLEPESNGLIDLKKLEAAMREDTVLVSIMHVNNEIGVIQDISSIGEMCRERKIVFHVDAAQSAGKLPIDVQEMKVDLISMSAHKVYGPKGIGALYVRRKPRIRLEAQMHGGGHERGFRSGTLATHQIVGMGEAFRIAKEEMQKDFDHALALRTRLLDGVKDLEAVTINGDLEQRVPHNLNISFAFVEGESLLMSLKDLAVSSGSACTSASLEPSYVLRALGLDDELAHSSVRFSFGRATTEAEIDYAIEQIRTAVIKLRDMSPLWDMYKEGIDLSTVEWAHH